The following nucleotide sequence is from Primulina tabacum isolate GXHZ01 chromosome 2, ASM2559414v2, whole genome shotgun sequence.
caaataaaaaatttaatttatattttagatTTCTATATAGATATGTGTTAACATTTCTCACCATAATAAGATGAACTTATATCATctgattttaaataattgattcgTCTGTTTCGTTTACgatgaattattatttattcaatgaaattttttatgattGTAAATTGTTTGTATATGTCCAAAAGATAGAGCTAAAAACTTATTTAAGTTAGTTCGATTTATTTACAGAGAAAATATATGTATAAACTAAAGAGAACCTCAGATAATCAAATAAGAAACATCACAAGTTTCATTTCAAAttagataaattaattattaagaaCAATGATGTGTTGTTAATGGAGGTGAAAAATGTGGAAAAACCAAGTGATAATTCAAAAAAACAAGAGGAAATAAAACgaagtaagatatgaagtatgaatactcaaataaacaaaataaagtcataagaaaaaaaaaataccaaataGATTAATCAACTTCAAATCACATGGtgaaaaagaaacatgaaaatcatatatttaatcaaacaaagaagcagaaaaaataaataaaaaatagttaaaataaatcttgaataattcaaaaatcaaacaaagAAAAGATTGGAGAAATacataattatttgaaataatagataaaattgaaatattatttgttattgaATAATTTGTGAAAACATTATGTGTCTCTAAACGGTTCAGGTATCTCACTTTCTCCAAAATACCTAGAATAAAATTGACGACATCTTAGcaattgaaattaatttttgttgacatttgaaataatcttaTTTGTAACACACCGAATAATCGAAAACATCGGTGGAATGATAAGTTATTATCAAAATGTTCATTAATTATGCAAATTGATTGGCCTAAGAAATGACAACAAAAGCAAATGCCAATACCATTGAATTTACCAGCAAAATGTTGGGTTTCATACAAGACATGCAAGAGACTAATGAGCTTATCACCTGGGATAAGTGACAGGATCCAGCAAAGGAGAAGACCCTGTATTAGGAAGCCCTGAGTACTCCACAGTGCTAAGACCAGGATTAAATGATACTGCATATAAATCTGATTCTTGCTCACTCATCAATCCCACGGTTTCTTCTTCAACTTCTTGCTGAATCCAGGGATGATTACCCAACCTCCTCAAATTCTCGAGTTCATTCGCCACTTCTTTCATTGTCGGCCTCTCCTCGCCGTGCATCCTAAGGCACCGTTTCACGAGCTCTGCAACACGCTGGATTTGCTCCATACTCCCTTCCCGTCGAACCCGAGGATCCAGGATTTGGAACAAGCGGTTTTCTTTCAACGACGTGACGAATGCTTTGGCCAAACTCTTCTCTTCTTCTACATTCGTGTTCATAAGAGGCTTCTTACCTGTCATTAGTTCGGCCAAAACGACCCCAAAGCTGTAAACATCGCTCTTTTCTGTGAACTGGCCTGTGTGGAAGTATTCGGGGTCCAAGTAACCTAATGTACCCTGGACTAGAGTAGAGATTTGTGTTTGATCAGTAGGGACTAATCTTGAAGCCCCAAAATCTGATATTTTCGCTGTGTAATATTCATCTAGCAATATGTTTGGGGACTTGACATCTCTATGTATTATGGGCATTTCTGCGGCCGAATGGAGATAGGATAATGCCCCCGCTGATTCTGCAGCGATCCTCAAACGATTATTCCAGGAAAACCAAGCCACTCCTCCACTGTTTTGGATGTTTTGATAGAGTGTACCATTTGAAATGTATTCATAGACTAATAGAGGTACTTCTGTCTCTAGACAACATCCTAAAAGCTTAACCACATTTCGATGATTAATTTGAGTCAGAATGATCACCTCGTTTATGAACTGTTCCATCTGATTCTGATCCATTACCCGTGATTTTTTTATGGCGACCACTTGTTGGTCTTTGAGGATTCCTTTGTACACGGTACCATAGCCACCTCGGCCTAGTATCCGGTCTTCTGCATACTTGTTGGTGGCCTTTTCGAGCTCTTCTGCAGTGAAGATTGTTGTTGATTTCACACTGTTTTCATTTAAAGAAAGCTGCTGCTTTAACAGCAACCCTCCATTTTGCTGGAAGAATTTTTCTCTTAGTCTCATAATCCTCCGTTTTGCTATACTAAAATATAGAAATgtgacaacaaaaatcaagcCCAAGAAACCAAAACTCATGCCTGAAAATTCAGATGCAAACAAAGATCAATCAGTGGTAAATCCATTAACTAATAATACTAATTCAGGttaatgaaaattataaaagcataaatttttttgtgCACCATCTGCTTTAGCTCAAACTTCGCCATTACATAATACAGGTAGCCAAAAGTTCGGAATCCCCATGGAATTAAACCTCAAACATTCCTGTAACTTTGTCTCGATTGTTTTCTTTATGTCTTTATCGTCTAATATTACACAACCAATATACTGTATACATCTTAAATGAATACTAAATTCAAAGCATATACAATCCGGTTTTTGGTTTTTATACGAGAGAACAtactaaaatattaaattagtaAACTCCTATGAGCTTGATCAGTTCccagaaaaatttatttttaacagGATTATATTATAATCACGACCGTGTTTTGAGATTTAATGGTGCAAGAATCTGATCAAAAGTCGTGTTTTCGAAAAGATTGAGAGGTGCACAAGACAAGTTACAGGAGAAAAATAGTACCTAATGAAAACCTCATAACTGGAAATTCGGGGTCATCGGCCACGCATCCACGACCCTTTTTTGTCCCATTTCCGGAGAATCCTTTCTTGCAAGAACATGTAAAACTTCCTGGACTGTTTGTACAAATCCCATGTTCATCACATGGATTACTGTCGCATTCATTAATATCtgaaaagaaaaacataaaactaattaattaacataacataatcaatatatttcCATAACCAGTAAAATGGATCCTCTAGAAACTAAGTACCTGTGCAACCTGGACTGAGATATGGATTGCCCTGATACCCTTCTGCGCATGCACACCGATACCCTCCAATTCCAGCATCAGAATCAATACAGATACTATTTTCGAGACAGGCAAAATTACCGGGTTTCCGAACTTCACTACAATTCTGACTCCCAATCGCCCACTCAAGAATCATAGGAACATTATCTATAGTCCAGTTTCGGAAACTTGGGTCTTTAAGGTCGAACGAACTGAATTCGTAGCTATCAGGATCTCCCACATATGCGTAGCCACAAGGGTTAAACGACGTGATATTTGAGCTTCTCTCAAGGGAAGCAAGTCTTAAAAGAAATGTCTGTAGACCCTTTGGGATCACAGTTTGACAGCATCCAATCCCAGTACAttcattctcaatcaaatcgttGCTGCTGGAACAGAACGAGGCGCATCCATACGTGAAGTTACGCCTCACGGTAGCAGTGATCACCGCAAGTTGATTGCAACCCAATACCGTAAACCTGTTATCAATAGAAAAGGCAAAGGAGGTGTTGGTTAGATTGACGGGGGCAAAAACAAAACTCGTTTGATTGCCTAATTCGTCGAAACAATTGGCTGCAACCCGATTCTTGATCCGTATCTTGTCGTCTTTGATGTCAAGAATCTCAAGATCGAGGTTAGGAAAATAGGGTCTCGGGGGATTGAATAAAGTGTTGCAGATTATATCGAATGAAGAATCAAAGGAACATCCCGTTCCTTGGCCAAGTCCGAATGGATATGGAACCGTTAAGTTGCCGCAGCTGCTGGGGCAATTCTCTTTGCTGATGATGTTGCTGTAAGCAAATGGAAGAAGACTAAAGAAGATCAAGTTGCAGAAAAGAGAACATGGAGACATGCTTGTAAGAATGTCTGCTGAAAACGGAGAACCAAAATTTGCGCTTTAATATTTAAGTACCAACATCTTCCTATTAGTTGGAGTTGCATCAGCCTGTATAAGTACTCCCTGCAAGAAAAATGGTAAATGTGGCAGCCAGAGGCATGTCCGAGCTCGTGGGTAGATAAGCGCTTGATCAATGAGCCGGAGTTTGATTCTCTCTACTAGCATTTTTTCGAACAAGTCTGTCGCACATGATTTGTCTAGTACAGTTTACTTGGCTAGCGTGGTTTACATGCTACTGTATTAGAGTGAAGTTTAACTAACACATATCAAAGATTAGGGTCTGCGAGTTTCATCATCATCGGAAAAAAAAAGGCTAATGTGCAAAAAAATTCCAAGACAATATATCAACCTGACATAAATCTTTTGTGATTATTGAAATGTGGCCACAAATAAGTGTAAAAGACGCCTCAAAATTTGTGGCCACACAAATAAGTGTAAAAGAGACCTCAAAATTTTCCATGTCAATCTATAACTACAACTTTGATTACCCTAAATCAGCTTGAAATCATCTATTCGGGTTAACAGTCGCTGTTAAACCCTCAATGGCGCGACGGTCTAGATCACAATTTGCTAAAATGCGGACCAACTGGGCTGGTGGATGGACGGTCCGTCGAATAAAGTAAGTTATAAGATTAACAATAACTAATTACTCATATTTGAATATGTTATAAATCTAATGACGAATCgttgaataaataataaaatcaactTAAATTAACTTTACGACATGTCCACTTTGGCAGCAGCAACTTGCAAAATTAGATGAGCCACcaactttcaaaaaaaaaaaaaaaaaaactctattTTTTAGACAAATATATCTTTTTCCATCTGCAGAGTTTACCATAGGAATGTATACACACTGTTATCCtaccaaaaattttaaaataattataaatcatAACAGATTGTTTaagagaaattattattttttaaatcaaaaatattaatttttattgtaagtATGAACATGGTTGATCCGTCACACGAATAAAGAtcagtgagatcgtctcacaaaaaccCGCTCTATATTTATTAAgtgtaataattttaaaaaaaacatttgtgTAAAGTAATGTAATTGATCCACTACCCTCTCGTAT
It contains:
- the LOC142525846 gene encoding wall-associated receptor kinase 2-like isoform X1; the protein is MLVERIKLRLIDQALIYPRARTCLWLPHLPFFLQGVLIQADATPTNRKILLPFAYSNIISKENCPSSCGNLTVPYPFGLGQGTGCSFDSSFDIICNTLFNPPRPYFPNLDLEILDIKDDKIRIKNRVAANCFDELGNQTSFVFAPVNLTNTSFAFSIDNRFTVLGCNQLAVITATVRRNFTYGCASFCSSSNDLIENECTGIGCCQTVIPKGLQTFLLRLASLERSSNITSFNPCGYAYVGDPDSYEFSSFDLKDPSFRNWTIDNVPMILEWAIGSQNCSEVRKPGNFACLENSICIDSDAGIGGYRCACAEGYQGNPYLSPGCTDINECDSNPCDEHGICTNSPGSFTCSCKKGFSGNGTKKGRGCVADDPEFPVMRFSLGMSFGFLGLIFVVTFLYFSIAKRRIMRLREKFFQQNGGLLLKQQLSLNENSVKSTTIFTAEELEKATNKYAEDRILGRGGYGTVYKGILKDQQVVAIKKSRVMDQNQMEQFINEVIILTQINHRNVVKLLGCCLETEVPLLVYEYISNGTLYQNIQNSGGVAWFSWNNRLRIAAESAGALSYLHSAAEMPIIHRDVKSPNILLDEYYTAKISDFGASRLVPTDQTQISTLVQGTLGYLDPEYFHTGQFTEKSDVYSFGVVLAELMTGKKPLMNTNVEEEKSLAKAFVTSLKENRLFQILDPRVRREGSMEQIQRVAELVKRCLRMHGEERPTMKEVANELENLRRLGNHPWIQQEVEEETVGLMSEQESDLYAVSFNPGLSTVEYSGLPNTGSSPLLDPVTYPR
- the LOC142525846 gene encoding wall-associated receptor kinase 2-like isoform X2; this translates as MLVERIKLRLIDQALIYPRARTCLWLPHLPFFLQGVLIQADATPTNRKINIISKENCPSSCGNLTVPYPFGLGQGTGCSFDSSFDIICNTLFNPPRPYFPNLDLEILDIKDDKIRIKNRVAANCFDELGNQTSFVFAPVNLTNTSFAFSIDNRFTVLGCNQLAVITATVRRNFTYGCASFCSSSNDLIENECTGIGCCQTVIPKGLQTFLLRLASLERSSNITSFNPCGYAYVGDPDSYEFSSFDLKDPSFRNWTIDNVPMILEWAIGSQNCSEVRKPGNFACLENSICIDSDAGIGGYRCACAEGYQGNPYLSPGCTDINECDSNPCDEHGICTNSPGSFTCSCKKGFSGNGTKKGRGCVADDPEFPVMRFSLGMSFGFLGLIFVVTFLYFSIAKRRIMRLREKFFQQNGGLLLKQQLSLNENSVKSTTIFTAEELEKATNKYAEDRILGRGGYGTVYKGILKDQQVVAIKKSRVMDQNQMEQFINEVIILTQINHRNVVKLLGCCLETEVPLLVYEYISNGTLYQNIQNSGGVAWFSWNNRLRIAAESAGALSYLHSAAEMPIIHRDVKSPNILLDEYYTAKISDFGASRLVPTDQTQISTLVQGTLGYLDPEYFHTGQFTEKSDVYSFGVVLAELMTGKKPLMNTNVEEEKSLAKAFVTSLKENRLFQILDPRVRREGSMEQIQRVAELVKRCLRMHGEERPTMKEVANELENLRRLGNHPWIQQEVEEETVGLMSEQESDLYAVSFNPGLSTVEYSGLPNTGSSPLLDPVTYPR
- the LOC142525846 gene encoding wall-associated receptor kinase 2-like isoform X3; the encoded protein is MQLQLIGRCCNIISKENCPSSCGNLTVPYPFGLGQGTGCSFDSSFDIICNTLFNPPRPYFPNLDLEILDIKDDKIRIKNRVAANCFDELGNQTSFVFAPVNLTNTSFAFSIDNRFTVLGCNQLAVITATVRRNFTYGCASFCSSSNDLIENECTGIGCCQTVIPKGLQTFLLRLASLERSSNITSFNPCGYAYVGDPDSYEFSSFDLKDPSFRNWTIDNVPMILEWAIGSQNCSEVRKPGNFACLENSICIDSDAGIGGYRCACAEGYQGNPYLSPGCTDINECDSNPCDEHGICTNSPGSFTCSCKKGFSGNGTKKGRGCVADDPEFPVMRFSLGMSFGFLGLIFVVTFLYFSIAKRRIMRLREKFFQQNGGLLLKQQLSLNENSVKSTTIFTAEELEKATNKYAEDRILGRGGYGTVYKGILKDQQVVAIKKSRVMDQNQMEQFINEVIILTQINHRNVVKLLGCCLETEVPLLVYEYISNGTLYQNIQNSGGVAWFSWNNRLRIAAESAGALSYLHSAAEMPIIHRDVKSPNILLDEYYTAKISDFGASRLVPTDQTQISTLVQGTLGYLDPEYFHTGQFTEKSDVYSFGVVLAELMTGKKPLMNTNVEEEKSLAKAFVTSLKENRLFQILDPRVRREGSMEQIQRVAELVKRCLRMHGEERPTMKEVANELENLRRLGNHPWIQQEVEEETVGLMSEQESDLYAVSFNPGLSTVEYSGLPNTGSSPLLDPVTYPR